ACAATCTCACTAGCTCCTTATATATTTAACCTAGTGTGTCttggttttttaaaaaaaaaaaaaaaaaaaaaatgtaaaatagggTACTAGTATTCTGACAGAGGTGTATAGTCTGGAATGATCTTTACTTTCTTTCCATTTACTGTGTGTCAACAATGCTATGTTTCAGTGAAATGACTCTTGTCCCAAAAAGCTTGTACAGAGGTAATGATAATAATCCACACTGAGTTCTGCTTTTCTGCACTTCATGCTCGGCCTTGCCTCTTTCACTTCATATAGACCAAACTCTGGCAAATATGACACATCATGAGGTGTATTAATGAAGTACACATGCTTCTCCTCCTTCACCAGTTCAATTTGTCCAAATTCAGTTGACTTGCCTTGGCTGAAACAGATAAAGAGCCCCTTTTTGTGCACAGTGCCTTTCCACTGTACCTCTGTAGTTGCCACAGTATTGGGTTCCTTGACCAAGGTTGGTCCTACAGCAGTACGCACTGCATTACTGTACAGTTCAGCATGGAAAGGAGTGGAGTTCTTCACCACCAATAAAGGTGCAAAAAAGGAACCTGAATGTAGGTATGCTTGTAGCAACTGGTGGTTCCTGGCGAGTGTTTGACatacatttttgaaattttgttttCTTCGCACACATCTTTTGAAGTATGAATGCTTGCTTTCGAACCGCATTGTCCATAACCGCATTAGTGGGCCAAATTTCAGTATCAATGCAGGGTAATGAGTGAGGTAATGATGCTTTGGTTTCAGTTTGTGTGTAGGAAACAACTCTTTCCTTTCCCTCTAGATAGTCACGGATCTGAACATTGAGCAAAGCAACCTGAGGTACTGATATTTTAGGGGCACAAATCAATTCCACTACCTCTTTCAGTTGGACAGTCAGCTGCCATGCCTGATTCTCTGTATCGGTTATCTTTTCACCGATTATAACAGGTAGAAGCCGCAGCAGACACCAGTTTTCTGTTGCTTGGCCACCTAGTTTTACACCcttttcagaaacttctgaGGGTGTAGAATTACAGTCAGATCCTTGGTAACTAAACTGCCTGATCCTACGATTTAGTTGTGAATATGTGAAGAATTTCTTCACCTTGACAAAGTAGTTGAGGTAAACGGCAAGGTCAGATGCCACTACACCCTCAAACAAATCATGGCCAATACAGGGTGGGAGGCCTAGCTGGCAGACATGAAAAAATGCCAGAGAATTAAAGACAGAGTTAAATTTCAAACCTCTGACTTCACGTGCATCACCATTTTGCACTTCTTGAACAGTGTCATTGTGGTCTTGCACTGTGCGGATTGGAGCCTGGTGTTCCAAATTGTCTAGCTCACTTCTAGTTATATGGCAATTGCGGCAGAAATAGTGACATGTactaaagttttctgtgaaccCACCATTATTATGCGAACCCAAATTATCCCCTGAAATGCAAAAGACTGTTGCCTTCACAATGTTTCCATGTGCATTCAGTCCATTTGTCTCCAGTTCTTTAAGATCTGATATCACTGGAGAGAACACTTTCTCATGGCCAAAATGTTTGAAATCAGCTTCTCTGCACAAAAGCAAAAGCTGCAAGTTGTCTACAGTGGATCGATGAAAAGGATCAAAGTTTGCTAGAGTGAAGCAGACCCCaagcattttgtgttttttctttgcagaGCCAAGGGGATTAACCACCTCAAATGCATCTTGATAAAGTATTACCTTTAAGGTGACAACTGGCTCTGTAAACAGAGGATTGGATTTGAATAGCGATCCATCACACACATCGTTTAAAATAAGATGTGTACTCTCATTCCCATATATACAACATTCTTTCCACACAGCAGGATCGTTCAGCAGAgcttttaatgtatttttttaatgggaaTATACTGAGCATATTgctcatttctgttttcatcaaccccccaaaaaaatggACTGAGGATGCACATAGGGAAAATTTTCCTCAATATAATGGTTTCTCTTGTACTCTGTGGAAAGGGCAGGGCTACAGGATGCATGAACATTATCTAAATTCTTCAAAATATCTTCAATTTCTGTCTCAGATAGTTCAGTTTTTGCTTGAAGAGAtaatttcagttgtttttttgtgtactGCTGGCACACTCCACTGAGACTGTTAATTTCTTCTACAATTAACTGTACTGTGGAGGAAGGGAGAAGGTGCTTCCCCTGCAACTTCATGTAAAACATGCATAGATTTCTCATATATAAACTTTTCATTTGTGCAGGGTCCAGTATATCCTCCTCAGGTCCATCATCAACTGCTGCTTCATCTGACAGGCTTTCACCAATACAGGACTGAGACTCACTAGGAACTGAAGCATAGTATGCCCTAGAGATATGCAGAGCTGTAGCGTGTTTGTGCTTCCTAGATAGGTGGGATGTAAAAGATGTTTTCACTGAAAAAGTGTTATCACAGTTTTTGAACGGGCAACGAATCTCCTCTCTTTTTGAAATATGAGATTTCTGGTGAAACAAAAGATCTTTAAGATCAATCAGCTGCTTCTGACAGTTAGGAAGATCACATATAAAGGGTCCCTGCAGAGGTTCACACTGTGACACAGAAGATGACTGCTGATAATGGCAGAAAATATGACACTTAAAAGTATTGTAATTTCTGAAGTGAGACTTGCAACCTGGTATACAACATACAAACTGATAAGGTGCCTCATTTCTGTGTAGCTCTTGATGATGCACATAACCTTTTAGGGTTTTCACAGAAACACCACAACTATGACAGGTGTAATCTCTGAACATCTTTAACTAGCACAAGACTCACCATTTGAGCTCACCCCTTAACAACTCACACAACTTatctgcagagagaaagacaagttTATGTCAGTGCTTGGTACATGTTAATTAAGAAAATCTGCAAATATCcaagaaaatatgaatattaaacacTATCAGCTGTAGGCAGCTAAATTGGAAAAACAATTAGACCACCTCAGTAGTATTACATTAGCTATAGCatatgctagcatgctaacgCTCCACTCAACACGAGAGGAGTGAGTTGGGTGGCTTAACAGCGTATAGTTAGCTAACACTTGCTTACTATATGCAATACGACATGAAATAAAGATTTAGTGCCTTTCCCAAGCTGAAGAAAATTAAAAGTCACAGCGGTATATAACTAGAAAACTAATGCTACCAGCACGCGTTCGGTATAGTTGCCCTGCAGCTGCAGCGTGCCGTTGTGCCCGTCCTTTAGATGTTCGTTTTTCCTCCCACGAAGTTAGCCGCTGCTATTTTTCAAACAACAATTTCACAATGTTCCGTGTCTAAAAATTTTGCTTCCACTGCTGGTTATTCAATCACCATGTTCTCTTCCAAAATAGCGAAACTTTTAGAATGGCGCCTCTGTAAGTAAAGTCCCGTTACCTCTTCCCCGCGTGCCATGTAGTTATTCCCATCGCCCGCGCTTTCCATCGGAAACTCCGCCCCCTGAGCGCTGCCGTCATTGTTCACACCTGAGCTTAGGACAGCAGCAGAGCTCCTGATAAGCCTCGGGTTCTGACCTCTGGCAGGTGGCTCTGATAGGTGGGTTTGCTGTGATAGGAACGATGTCACCTGacaaagtatattaaataatgttcGGATTTTCAGATCGCGTTTATTTTGATGCATCCATGTCCTACGTAAACTGTATTTCAtccatatttaaatgattttggtTAATGTAGATAGAAAGCAGGGCATAGAGTTCGAGATTCCTAAGCATCCAGGAATGTTAGATTAGACATTATACACTAATAAAACCACATTTATTCAACGTTTTGTTGTGAAAACATCCACGTATAATAATACAAGATGCCTGTCAAATATGAAACAAATCTATGTAAAATTATAGaaccattattttttattgttaattgtcACTAATTGTATCTTATTTTAACATGTATTCCCAGTATACAACTagaattgtacattttatctgttaaataaaaaataaatatttgtgaaattctgatacatttaaaatgtattttaacagtCCTTTAGtgtgaaaagaacaaaaatttcttttaaaaaatggaacTTTTATGATTATTCACAGTTACAAACTTTCCATGGTATTTTACCTTAGACATGTAAATTcacagtatatttttgtaaaattaataatattctgtgtgtttcagaaatacaggaaaaatctgtaaaaaattaacagtaaaaattctgtaaaagtgcatttttttttacagtgtaggttttaaaacaaaagaaattaaaatagttCTTGGTAGTGAACAAAGATTTTTGGATATAgtgtaaatgcaaaaaaagaaaactttaaaaagaTGGTTCTGTTTtaggtgttttttatttttattttttggaagatgtattgaaagaatgaataatttaaatatttaattctgtGACTCTCCTCGCAAACTTCTGGATGATTCATGAATCAGAAAAGCAAACCCATGTCTATTTTCTGTTCCCCATTGAATAAGGTCAATTACATTAAGCAAGGTGAAACAAATTCATATCAAAACACTTTATCGCATTGGGGTTATAATTCTCAACGTTTTAAAGAACTGGAATTTTGCAGGGTTTATATGAATAATCTTCCTGTTTCTAGGGTCCCTCATGGGAGCTTGGTGTTGTAATGATTATGTCCTGatgagaacatgtgaaacaatTGGCCAGAATGGTTCTCTATGAAATGAAACAGCACCATGTCTTATAGCGTTGATATACTACAGCCTTTATAATGGAAAATCCTCAACTGGACCTTTgaaactgttattatttttactaaagGGATTTAATAAAGGGGACTATGCTGAAGCagaaaaattctttaaaaaaattcaaataaaattcagtAAACTGACAGTAAACTTTACTTTGAAACTTTGGCTGTGAAGATGTACTTGCCTGTGACTAATATCAAGTCATCTACTGTACTTTACTGTCTGTGTTACCTCACACATGAGCTGTAGCAAAGCCATTATAAAAGTGTATTTGTACAAAGAATGAACAAGTGCCTCCATAAATCAGAAGACaatttttaaactaatctttCTCTGCTATATCTTCCAGGAAGAATAAGGATTCTTCTGAGTCTTTTACCAATTGTCATCATTGGCCTAGGTGAGGGAGTTTAACCTGAGCTCATGTTAACATCATGTTTCCATTAAAATAACCAATTAAATCTGGACAGAACCCAATTCATTTTCATCCAGTTGTTATCAGATATGCTTCTTTTGAATGGTTGTTGACTGTTCATGTCACATTTTCTCTTAAAGGGGCAAAACACATTTACGACTGCCCAAAGCAGCCCATGGTTCCTGTCTACCTGCTAGTAGGAGGAAGTGTCTGTCTGATGATCCAGATCCTCCCCTTTCTTTATTGCAGCCACTCAAATGGCCAACCCTTTCTGCTGTGCCAGATTCTTAAAATGTTGCTTCTCATTTTTTGTCCGATCTGGCTCTTGACAGGTAAGAGTGAAAGTAAGCCAGGAGATACAGAGAGGTGATGCTGAAGAAGTGAGGATTAAAAAATAAGgttaaaataagacaaaatctAAAGGACAGCTAAATGACAAACAGAATCAGGGAAAAAGAGCTTTGGAAGGATTTTGGGGAGGCATATGGTCATATAAGAGGCAGACTGTGACAAGCAATCTGATAAATGTGCAGTGGAAGCATTGGAGGTTACAAAGTGATAGTGTAGAAGAGAGTGAACAGATACCaccaaaaatccaaaattcaACACCAATGTTGTAAATATGCAagtataaatcaataaataatcaaataactAATAAGGAAATTTACTCAATTTGAGAAGTCTAGCTAGCAATACTGGCTTTCAAAAATGTCGACATACAGAACTTTCCAAAATGTCAACATAAGAGTCCTTTTCTCTGTATAAAAAAATTGAAGATATTTGATTGAAAACATAGAAATGTATAGAAAGAGTGAATGTGGATAAGAATGTGGATATTTTATACTTCTTTCACATAATTCActattttatataaactgtatatgtttataattgAATTTGTGCACCTTCTATTCCAGGTAGCATTTTTGTATACATGGCATATGAACCAAACTACGACTTTCGGCTGTCTGCTGACTACTGTGAGAGGACCGTCTATAAGTTTGCTTTCTGGATTACAAATGCTATATACCTTGCCATTCTGATAGCACTGCTCGTACTCTGCTGCAGCTGGCTCCAGAAATTCTGTAACAAAAGAGCTCAAAAGCAGTGTCACATAAGGACCGTTTCctgaaaatgctgtaaatgaagAGAAAGTCATTTGGGTAATGCACCAGCAggatgtttttacttttataatcaCAGATGTTATAAAAAttacatgtaaatgtttaaatggtcgtatgtatatattttaaagtacaTTACAGAGGGATCAGGGCAGAGGGATAATACAGACTATAGTACACTACAGTACATACAACTATTGTACTTCATGTAATTAAACAAAGAGATTTAAAAAGTTTACTCTCATTTTGTCCTAGGTCTACTGTAGGATGTctggtctcaagatgatgtctGCAGTTGAATGTGTAATGACTCAGAACCTGAATGTAGTACTTTAAACCCCAGGAACTGTTTCTTGAGAAACATTATAATATGAAACATATGTAATATGTTCATGTTTCACAAAGATGTTGGTCACTACAGGGATTACAAACTACATCGCTTTATCAGTATACAATAATCTCCTGTGGTCTTAAGAACTACTATAATTGCCTGACTCATAAGTCAATGAAAGTTCATTTTACATTAATCAAAATATGAGTCAATAGTGAAAGTCTAACAAAATATGGTTCCTCTTTTCATTAACTGTTTTTACTTGCATCATAACTGAACATATGCTGTTGCTGTGGTGCAGAACAGAGCTATGAAACCATATCAAAGTTCATTAACTGTTTTTACTTGAATCataactgaacacacactgaacatatACTGTTGCAGGCTTTGGTTTTGCccaaattaaatatattgtagGTTAAATCTTATCTAGTGGAGGTTTTAGCTTGTGTTCTCCGTGGTGAGATTTCACAATACAATTCACACCGTACAAGAGCAAAACCTTGCTCTGAGCTGTCAGCTGTCAGGACTATcagttatcaaaaaaaaaaaaaaaaggaaaagaaaagaaaaaagtggaaaatcATAAACTAGTGGTTTTGGAGGTGATCCTTGGATTCTGGAACTGTTGGATTTTGTGCATGggtacaaaaataatttaaaaaatctaaaccGTTTCTGTTTATCTTGTTGTGGAATGCTGTGGCTTAATATGAACtaacaatgtaaaaaatgtgagtTCTGATTTGCAattgtctttaaaataaaacagtgtcatacagtatatagatgGCACATTGCCACCACATAACTTTATGGCCCCCGGTACAGtcttgagctcgggttactgtctgtatggagacAGTTCTCCATGtgtcagtgtgggtttcctctgggtcctCAGAATTTCCTCacacctctaaaaaaaaattgcctgtaagtggactggctatgctaaatggCTATGCACCTgtgctaggtgtgaatgagtgcattgtgatggactggcaacCCATTCAgaattcctgcctcatgcccagtgttcccgggattaggctccagatccagtTTGAACCTGAAgaggataaagctcttactgaagagGAATCCACATCTagtatatattatatcataCATTATATCTTCTATATTCAATGTCAgtcttatatattatacaccgtatactgtatattatgtgtTCTATATTCCATGTCAGTTTTaagtcaagtgtttttttttttttttaaattttcattccattatatagcttgtatacattggaacgaaatgtcgtTTCCCCAGGACCCTGATGCAGCACATAACAATACAGTGGCACAagtacacaggactacataaaatGCAGATACATGACAGCGCAGATGAGACGAGTGCAAACAATACAATGATttatacactcaccaaacattttattaggaacactatagtAATACTGCGTAGGGCCTccatttgctctcaaaacagcctcaattcttcatggcaaggattccacaagattttggaaagtttttttttttgtttttttttgagattctggtccatgttgacatgactgcatcatgcaattcctgcagatttttcaggtgcactttcatgctgtgactCTCCCGTTGTACCACATCCCAAACGTGTTCTATTAGATTCAGATCCAATGACttggaaggccactgaagaagaccaaattctgaccctacaaTCTGACCCTACAGTGAGTTATGTTGGAGCTCACTGTCCCCTGGGAACAGTGTCCCCATGAGTGTAAGAAAGCCAAATATCTTGAACCTTTCTGCTGTGCCAGATTCTTAAAATGTTGCTTCTCATTTTTTGTCCGATCTGGCTCTTGACAGGTAAGACTGAAAGTAAAGCAGGAGATACAGAGAAGTGAGGATTTAAAAAtaaggttaaaaataaaacgaAATCTAAATGACAAACTAATCAGAGAAAAAGCTTTGGAAGGATTTTGGGGAGGCATATGGTCATATAAGAGGCAGACTGTGACAAGCAACCTGATAAATGTGCAGTGGAAGCATTGGAGGTTAAGTGCAAAGTGATAATGTAGAAGAGAGTGAACAGATACCaccaaaaatccaaaattcaACACTAATAGATTAATAGAAATAACTAATAAGGAAAGTTACTCAATTTGAAAAGTCTACCTAGCAATACTGGCTTTCAAAAATGTGgacatacatatgtatgtattttaaaatacattacagaGAGAGTGTAACAGAGAGATAATACAGACTATAGTACTACAGTACATACAACTATTGTACTTCATGTAATTAAACGAAGATATACTCTCATTTTGTCCTAGGTCTACTGTAGGATGTCTGGTCTCAAGATGATGAATGCAGTTGAATGTGTAATGAACCTGAATGTAGTACTTTAAGCTCAGGGAAACTAGGCATATGATCTATTCTGCACTTAATCATCTTAGGGTATATTTCTGTCATTTGCAGGTTGTGTGATATTTTGGGTCACTAGTTACTGGAAGACTAGTcatcatttactttttttatttacttttttctgtcCTTTGGTTTAACATTGTGttatactttattttgtttgtgatGCCTATTCAGAATTGCTTATTCAGGGCTACAGAGAGTAAGTTTAGTAGTGTTTCTGCCTAAACCCAAGTCATGTAAACTGTACTTGCTTCTGTCTAATCAGTGATTTTATAAGACCCTGTTTCTTGAGgaacattatataatatgttCATGTTTCACAAAGATGTTGGTCACTACAAGGATTACAAACTACATAGCTTTATCAGTATACATTACAGAGATAGACACTCAAGTTTGCGACTTGAGTCTGAATCACAGTTAAGTTGCATAAAATTAGACTTCAGGCTTGACTTGCAACATGTCTTTTATGACTCCCGACTTGACTTGGACTCATCAGTAGTAACCTGTGAACAATAAGTCTTTCCATTATTACCTGTACATGCTATGTGTGAAAGTTACAGaaag
This genomic interval from Pangasianodon hypophthalmus isolate fPanHyp1 chromosome 4, fPanHyp1.pri, whole genome shotgun sequence contains the following:
- the LOC117596996 gene encoding uncharacterized protein LOC117596996, giving the protein MLGVCFTLANFDPFHRSTVDNLQLLLLCREADFKHFGHEKVFSPVISDLKELETNGLNAHGNIVKATVFCISGDNLGSHNNGGFTENFSTCHYFCRNCHITRSELDNLEHQAPIRTVQDHNDTVQEVQNGDAREVRGLKFNSVFNSLAFFHVCQLGLPPCIGHDLFEGVVASDLAVYLNYFVKVKKFFTYSQLNRRIRQFSYQGSDCNSTPSEVSEKGVKLGGQATENWCLLRLLPVIIGEKITDTENQAWQLTVQLKEVVELICAPKISVPQVALLNVQIRDYLEGKERVVSYTQTETKASLPHSLPCIDTEIWPTNAVMDNAVRKQAFILQKMCAKKTKFQKCMSNTRQEPPVATSIPTFRFLFCTFIGGEELHSFPC